One Silurus meridionalis isolate SWU-2019-XX chromosome 10, ASM1480568v1, whole genome shotgun sequence genomic window carries:
- the fgf1a gene encoding putative fibroblast growth factor 1, with amino-acid sequence MMEPNLIKHAETTRLYCMNAGHHLQLLPEGSVKGSREEHDRYNVLRIKAVSAGVVVIEGTETKRFLSMSENGMLYTSQSVTDESYFLEKLEENHYNTYKSQKYGPDWYVGIKKNGKPKQATKTHVGQKAVFFLPRQVAEGRD; translated from the exons ATGATGGAACCGAACCTGATAAAGCACGCAGAGACGACCCGGCTCTACTGCATGAACGCCGGCCATCACCTGCAGCTTCTCCCTGAGGGTTCAGTGAAAGGAAGCCGAGAGGAGCACGACCGTTACA ATGTGCTGCGGATTAAAGCCGTGAGTGCTGGAGTGGTGGTCATCGAGGGAACAGAAACCAAACGGTTCCTCTCGATGAGTGAGAACGGCATGCTGTACACATCA CAGTCAGTAACAGATGAAAGTTACTTCCTGGAGAAGTTAGAGGAGAACCACTACAACACGTACAAGTCCCAAAAGTACGGCCCAGACTGGTATGTAGGAATCAAAAAGAACGGAAAACCAAAGCAAGCCACGAAGACGCATGTTGGACAAAAGGCTGTTTTCTTTCTGCCTCGGCAGGTGGCTGAAGGAAGAGACTGA
- the ndfip1 gene encoding NEDD4 family-interacting protein 1 — protein MAEQRSGYRQLANEEETETPEVPQQGTDAPPPYTSIAADTAFFDYKDDGNYPKPPSYNVATSLPSYDEAERSKAESSVPLMPTRDEDFAARDEFEDVDQLRVGNDGIFMLTFFMAFLFNWIGFFLSFCLTTSAAGRYGAVSGFGLSLVKWVLIVRFSTYFPGYFDGQYWLWWVFLVVGFLLFIRGFVNYSRVRNMADHSFPTVSRTRVLFIY, from the exons TTAGCCAATGAGGAGGAGACGGAGACGCCTGAGGTGCCCCAGCAAGGAACTGATGCTCCGCCTCCTTACACCAGCATTGCAGCAGACACAG CATTCTTTGATTACAAAGATGATGGGAATTACCCCAAACCCCCTTCTTACAACGTCGCCACATCTTTACCTTCATACGATGAAGCTGAGAGGTCCAAGGCAGAGTCCAGCGTTCCTCTGATGCCCACACGG GACGAGGACTTCGCTGCCAGAGACGAATTTGAAGATGTCGACCAGCTACGAGTCGGGAATGATGGGATATTCATGCTGACGTTCTTTA TGGCTTTCCTTTTCAACTGGATCGGCTTCTTTCTGTCGTTTTGCCTGACCACTTCGGCAGCGGGGCGCTACGGCGCAGTCTCTGGGTTCGGCCTCTCTTTGGTTAAGTGGGTCCTGATTGTCAGG TTCTCCACATATTTTCCGGGATACTTTGATGGGCAGTACTGGCTGTGGTGGGTATTTCTGGTTGTAG GATTCCTGCTGTTTATCAGAGGTTTCGTTAATTACTCCAGAGTGCGCAACATGGCCGATCATTCCTTCCCAACCGTTTCTCGCACCAGAGTTCTTTTTATCTACTGA